In Mycolicibacterium phocaicum, one DNA window encodes the following:
- a CDS encoding IniB N-terminal domain-containing protein has protein sequence MTSLIEFIIDLFRFPTVASSFVANPEQTMRDAGLAGVTSAQLASVAASAVPAGVVLGGGDPVVGLQNAVSDYYSMSSPFSPQTGFVSQPTFAPNTDFASNNNVPVASGNNIPVLSPDQHAGANAQQGAFNLGFGDITLGGSHVQQGDGGVNIAGNNHGDIASGKGAVQGDGNTVTNGDILTGSHSPVIVGTGNHATDNSQTAGGHIIQGNSGPVVNDVNTGGGNGGGASAGGGLIGGGHASGGSGGSGGNIVINDGNTSSTHVGGNQTTVGGDLGSGNKSVIDDSSHSSTVNTSLNSGNTANTSIGSGNSTHTNIGSGNTTHTDLSADNSVHSTVADSSVHEASMNTYAPTETHTTTDMSHTTHIDPHMH, from the coding sequence ATGACCAGCCTGATCGAATTCATCATCGACCTGTTCCGCTTCCCGACCGTCGCGAGCTCTTTCGTCGCGAACCCCGAGCAGACCATGCGCGACGCCGGCCTCGCCGGTGTCACCTCCGCGCAGCTCGCCTCGGTCGCCGCGAGTGCCGTTCCCGCCGGCGTCGTGCTCGGTGGCGGCGACCCGGTCGTCGGCCTGCAGAACGCGGTCTCGGACTACTACAGCATGTCCTCGCCGTTCTCCCCGCAGACCGGCTTCGTCTCGCAGCCGACCTTCGCTCCCAACACCGACTTCGCGAGCAACAACAATGTCCCGGTGGCGAGCGGCAACAACATCCCGGTGCTGAGCCCCGACCAGCACGCCGGCGCCAACGCCCAGCAGGGTGCGTTCAACCTGGGCTTCGGTGACATCACCCTCGGTGGCAGCCACGTCCAGCAGGGCGACGGCGGCGTCAACATCGCGGGCAACAACCACGGTGACATCGCCAGCGGCAAGGGCGCTGTGCAGGGCGACGGCAACACCGTCACCAACGGCGACATCCTGACCGGCAGCCACTCCCCGGTGATCGTCGGCACGGGCAACCACGCGACCGACAACTCGCAGACCGCGGGCGGCCACATCATCCAGGGCAACTCGGGTCCGGTGGTCAACGACGTCAACACCGGTGGCGGCAACGGCGGCGGCGCCAGCGCCGGCGGCGGCCTGATCGGTGGCGGCCACGCCAGCGGCGGCAGCGGTGGCAGCGGCGGCAACATCGTCATCAACGACGGCAACACCTCGTCGACGCACGTCGGTGGCAACCAGACCACGGTCGGTGGCGACCTGGGCAGCGGCAACAAGAGCGTCATCGACGACTCGTCGCACTCCTCGACGGTGAACACCAGCCTGAACAGCGGGAACACGGCCAACACCAGCATCGGTAGCGGCAACAGCACCCACACCAACATCGGCAGCGGGAACACCACCCACACCGACCTGAGCGCCGACAACTCGGTGCACAGCACGGTTGCCGACAGCTCGGTGCACGAGGCCAGCATGAACACCTACGCACCGACCGAAACCCACACCACCACCGACATGAGCCACACCACCCACATCGATCCGCACATGCACTGA
- a CDS encoding Hsp70 family protein yields the protein MSLGLSIGQTNLVAVPAGRPPLSRRAILALYPDRPAEVGIPTQPGGLVLTGFVERVGDPIPLIAPDGSAHRGEAVLAEALDSMARTAGGGAPIVIAAPAHWGMSTIGALSAALRGKPGLAAAPVVSDAAAALAGLKAGSGLPDHGVVALCDFGGSGTSVTIADAATLSQIGETVRYPEFSGDLVDQALLNHVIAGISESSDADPAGTAAVGSLSQLRDQCRQAKERLSSETATSVSANLPGFASALRITRPELERLLEPALAGLLAVVQESLQRNQIPAGVLTAVATAGGGASIPIVTQRLSEHFRVPVVTSPQPALTAAGGAPLVDQRTMSADAPTGMAPTMGWAAGPAGWAGGPETMAAPVPPVDANPSSTVGPSLAWSDDEEPGAAVGGDYPTDFSTGYAEAAPFGETTARPAMDFAHEEEDNLPDVAPVPWYRRPPLIFGAAAAAFLVAGGSWAAVGLTSNDTPSGPVTVDVTTTITGPDGSITTSTYKATKSVVTQTNPNGQVETSTVTNPVTTTDAPVTTTTTDPSTTSSTTTTTTTTSTTPSTTTPSTTTTTTTTPPPTTTTTQPPTTTTQPPTTTQPPTTTQPPPTTTKPPTTQPPSTQTPTAAPSTQAPSSQPTVEQPPKTASVSAETASAPSASVATASAPITAQPSASTSQ from the coding sequence ATGAGCCTCGGTTTGTCGATCGGCCAGACCAATCTGGTGGCCGTGCCGGCCGGGCGACCGCCGCTGAGCCGTCGCGCGATCCTGGCCCTGTACCCGGACCGGCCCGCCGAAGTCGGCATCCCCACCCAGCCGGGCGGCCTGGTGCTGACCGGGTTCGTCGAGCGCGTCGGCGACCCGATCCCCCTGATCGCCCCGGATGGTTCGGCGCATCGCGGCGAAGCCGTCCTGGCCGAGGCCCTCGACTCCATGGCCCGCACCGCCGGTGGCGGCGCCCCGATCGTCATCGCCGCCCCCGCGCACTGGGGCATGTCCACCATCGGCGCACTGTCCGCGGCGCTGCGCGGAAAACCGGGTTTGGCCGCCGCACCCGTGGTCTCCGACGCCGCCGCGGCCCTGGCCGGCCTCAAGGCCGGGTCCGGACTGCCCGATCACGGCGTGGTGGCACTCTGCGATTTCGGTGGCAGCGGCACCAGCGTGACCATCGCCGACGCCGCGACACTCAGCCAGATCGGCGAGACCGTCCGTTACCCGGAGTTCTCCGGCGACCTGGTGGACCAGGCCCTGCTGAACCACGTCATCGCCGGCATCAGCGAGTCGTCCGACGCGGATCCGGCCGGCACCGCGGCCGTCGGCTCGCTGTCCCAGCTGCGCGACCAGTGCCGGCAGGCCAAGGAACGCCTCTCGTCAGAGACGGCAACGTCGGTCAGCGCCAACCTGCCCGGCTTCGCATCGGCGCTGCGCATCACCCGCCCCGAGTTGGAGCGGCTGCTCGAACCGGCACTGGCGGGGCTGCTCGCCGTCGTGCAGGAATCCCTGCAGCGCAACCAGATTCCGGCCGGCGTCCTGACCGCCGTGGCCACTGCCGGTGGCGGTGCGTCGATTCCGATTGTCACCCAACGACTTTCCGAGCACTTCCGGGTTCCGGTCGTGACCTCGCCGCAACCGGCGCTCACCGCCGCCGGCGGCGCCCCGCTCGTTGATCAGCGCACCATGAGCGCCGACGCCCCGACAGGCATGGCCCCCACCATGGGCTGGGCCGCCGGCCCGGCAGGCTGGGCAGGCGGTCCCGAAACCATGGCGGCTCCGGTGCCGCCCGTGGACGCGAACCCGTCTTCGACCGTCGGGCCGTCGCTGGCCTGGTCTGACGACGAGGAACCCGGCGCGGCGGTCGGCGGCGACTATCCCACCGACTTCTCCACCGGCTACGCCGAGGCAGCGCCCTTCGGCGAGACCACCGCCCGGCCGGCGATGGACTTCGCCCACGAAGAAGAGGACAACCTGCCCGACGTGGCGCCGGTCCCCTGGTACCGGCGCCCACCGCTGATCTTCGGCGCGGCCGCCGCGGCGTTCCTGGTTGCCGGCGGCAGCTGGGCCGCGGTCGGGCTCACCAGCAACGACACCCCGTCCGGCCCGGTGACCGTCGACGTCACCACCACCATCACCGGCCCCGACGGCTCCATCACCACAAGCACCTACAAGGCCACCAAGTCCGTTGTGACACAGACGAATCCGAACGGGCAGGTGGAGACCTCGACGGTGACCAACCCGGTCACCACCACCGACGCGCCGGTCACCACGACCACCACCGATCCGTCGACCACCAGCTCGACGACGACCACCACGACCACCACCTCCACGACCCCGTCGACGACGACCCCGTCGACGACGACCACCACGACCACGACGCCACCGCCCACCACGACCACCACGCAGCCGCCCACGACGACGACGCAACCGCCGACGACGACGCAGCCGCCCACCACCACGCAGCCGCCGCCGACCACGACGAAGCCGCCGACGACGCAGCCGCCCAGCACGCAGACTCCGACGGCTGCGCCGTCGACCCAGGCGCCCAGTTCGCAGCCCACGGTGGAGCAGCCCCCCAAGACGGCGTCGGTGTCGGCGGAAACCGCGTCCGCACCATCGGCATCGGTGGCCACCGCGTCGGCGCCCATCACCGCGCAACCCTCGGCATCGACCAGCCAATGA
- a CDS encoding Rv0340 family IniB-related protein — MANPLLDFVMSVVRDPDVAAHYAADPAGAIADANLTGVTTADVAHLIPVVSESLGTVSSAAGGVPTAGFDDPGVNVWTSGAATAAFDAFDAFDTHVPTVVSPQVISDPDLGGFDSGPVLPARDAVPDLAVSDDLGLHSDVPVVDAGQLSDPGALDWHPVDTADPSAGVEHHQDFDFFS, encoded by the coding sequence ATGGCAAATCCGCTACTGGATTTCGTCATGTCGGTCGTCCGTGACCCCGACGTGGCTGCCCACTACGCCGCCGACCCCGCGGGTGCCATCGCCGACGCCAACCTTACTGGCGTCACCACGGCGGATGTCGCGCACCTGATCCCGGTGGTGTCCGAATCTCTGGGCACGGTGTCGTCCGCAGCGGGTGGCGTGCCGACCGCCGGTTTCGACGATCCCGGCGTCAACGTCTGGACCAGCGGTGCCGCCACCGCGGCGTTCGACGCGTTCGACGCCTTCGACACACATGTGCCGACAGTGGTGTCGCCGCAGGTGATTTCCGACCCTGACCTGGGTGGATTCGATAGCGGCCCGGTCCTGCCGGCCCGCGACGCCGTGCCGGACCTGGCGGTGTCCGACGATCTGGGCCTGCACAGCGACGTCCCGGTCGTCGATGCCGGGCAGCTCTCGGATCCGGGTGCGCTCGACTGGCACCCCGTCGATACCGCAGACCCGTCGGCCGGTGTCGAGCATCATCAGGACTTCGACTTCTTCAGCTGA